A region from the Solibacillus sp. FSL H8-0523 genome encodes:
- a CDS encoding M14 family zinc carboxypeptidase, whose translation MDVFIRPGDSIWYYSQVFKLPLQLIVDSNPNLNAQGLLPQQKIKIPGYVTNQYTIQHGDSIWEIAQRINMHMDAILLLNPTLNPNQLQIGQKIVLPIRVTWRVVNGKQDYDYHTMISDIEKLQMIYPFLINESIGNSVMGNEIPGLLIGNGQKRVHFNASFHANEWITTPIVMTFLNDYLLSLTTNHSIRGLYTLPLYLQTNLSIVPMVNPDGVDLVLNGPPTNETVRTNVIEWNNGSTDFSGWKANINGVDLNDQFPAGWEIERERNRKTPGPRDYGGESPLSQPESIAMAKLTREMDFARVLAFHTQGQEIYWGFQGLEPPESEQLVNEFARVSGYKAVQTIDSYAGYKDWFIQDWRRPGFTVELGRGTNPLPLGQFDEIYEEALGIFLVAIYS comes from the coding sequence GTGGACGTTTTTATTAGACCGGGTGATTCCATTTGGTATTATAGCCAGGTTTTCAAGCTTCCGCTTCAATTAATTGTTGATTCAAATCCAAATCTAAACGCCCAAGGACTTCTACCTCAGCAAAAAATTAAAATTCCTGGATACGTAACAAATCAATATACAATTCAACATGGTGATTCCATTTGGGAGATTGCGCAAAGAATTAATATGCACATGGATGCAATTTTATTGCTGAATCCTACACTAAATCCAAATCAGCTGCAAATTGGGCAAAAAATCGTGCTACCTATTCGTGTAACTTGGAGAGTAGTCAATGGAAAACAAGATTATGACTATCATACGATGATTAGCGACATTGAAAAGTTGCAAATGATTTACCCATTTCTTATAAATGAATCGATTGGAAATTCTGTTATGGGTAATGAAATTCCAGGGCTTCTCATTGGGAATGGACAAAAACGTGTGCATTTTAATGCTTCATTCCACGCGAATGAATGGATTACAACACCGATTGTTATGACATTTTTAAACGATTATTTATTATCACTTACGACAAATCATTCGATAAGAGGGCTTTATACATTGCCATTATACCTTCAAACGAATTTAAGTATCGTCCCGATGGTTAATCCGGATGGCGTGGATTTAGTATTAAATGGGCCTCCTACTAATGAAACGGTTCGAACAAATGTAATTGAGTGGAATAATGGGAGTACCGACTTTTCAGGTTGGAAAGCGAATATTAATGGGGTGGATTTAAACGATCAATTTCCTGCAGGGTGGGAAATAGAAAGAGAAAGGAATCGAAAAACGCCAGGTCCACGTGATTACGGTGGGGAAAGTCCGCTATCGCAACCAGAATCAATTGCAATGGCAAAGCTAACTAGAGAAATGGATTTTGCCCGTGTATTAGCCTTTCATACACAAGGGCAAGAAATATACTGGGGATTTCAAGGGTTAGAACCGCCGGAATCCGAGCAGTTAGTAAACGAGTTCGCACGGGTAAGCGGATATAAGGCTGTCCAAACGATTGATAGCTATGCAGGCTACAAAGATTGGTTTATTCAAGATTGGCGTAGGCCTGGTTTTACAGTTGAGTTGGGACGCGGAACAAATCCTCTCCCACTTGGTCAATTCGATGAGATTTACGAAGAAGCTTTAGGCATTTTTTTAGTTGCCATTTATTCATAA